In Priestia aryabhattai, the genomic window TCAGGGTGCTTTATTAATTCTCTAATTTTACGTAAAACAATCACATCATTATCAAAAAAACCTCTGTGGCCCAACTCATTTTTATGAATGTGGTACCCTGCTTTTTCAAGCATCTGAGCATACTTTCGAACAGTCGTATTTTGTATCGCTAAAAGAGTAGCGACTTCCCTTGCTGTATAAACCTTTTGTTGCTTCTTTATATCGCCTGACATATCACACAACCCCCTGCTATGTCCTATGATATGTCATTCGATATATAAAAGAAAAGTTCCTTCTAAAAGGTGATTTAAACTTACCTTTTAGAATTACGTGGCCGCCTTCGTTTTGGGGTGTGAGGCTGGCTTTTAAAATAGTGTAGATGCATGTTGAAAAACAACTAAGACTTGGACAGTTGCTCTGGCGGTTCGGCAGGTATAATGGCCGTCGTAAGCCGAGCATCTTTAACTTCGTTTTGGGTATGTTCGGCTTGGCGATATAACCATTCCTGCCGAAATTTGAAACGCAAGGAGAAAAGAGTGGAGATTTTTTAAATGATTTTCTTAAAAAATACTACTCGAACCTTGTGTTTCAAATAGCTATTTAAGTTTTATAGTTTTAACGAAAAAAGTATAAAAAGACCCTTGCAATTCTATCAGCGAATTGCTATTTAATAGAGAGTGAGAAGAGGATACCTTTTCAATACACCTTTAACCCTTGTTATTAAAGGGTTTTAAGGACTTTTCATATGTATTGAGTTCAAGACAGTTTAGTATTGAACTCAATACATATGAAATTAACTAGAAAATAAAAAAAGCCCTCTCTACGAGAGAACTTTAAGTTAATCTAACTGGTAATTTTTTTAATTCTTTAGATCTTTTTTTAAACATAGTTTGTAAAGTCTCGTTTATATTATCACGATCTCCACATAAAATAATGTTTGGATTTATATATAAAGCATACATTTTAGCATTAAGACCGTCTCTTCCAGATTCAAATTTTCCCATAATCCCTTTATCAATTAATTGCTTTATTAATCTATTAGCATTAGTTCGACTCATTTTCAAAGCTTCTGCAAGCTCTGTTTGAGTCATAGGGATTTGCTCTCTAGCTTTTATATCTTGTACTAGACAATTTGAACGGAACCCAATAAACCCTAGAATCTTATTTAAAAACATAATTTCTTCATTTTTCAAGACATCATTTTGAATCAAATAAAGCCAATTCTCCTGAATAATTTGAGCAAATTTTGCTTTGTTTTTAACTTTTGTCTCAGGTACTAATTTCATTTTCCCTGCATTTGCTTTAGCTTGCAGTTGATTTGCTAAATCTAATTCTTCTTGTGTTAAAACCTTTGAATTTTCAATATCTCTTAATCTAGCTTTTCTTTCAGCTGCTTCTAATGCTTTTTCCAACTTTAATTCCTCCATTTTTTTGTGGAAGGAACTAACCTTATTGTGTTAGAATACATTTATAAAGTTATGTAGTTGAAGGTTAATTCCTTCTTAATATTTTTTTAGAAGAAGTCCTCCGAGTCGGCGAAAACTTGAGGGCTTTTTCTTATGTCTAATTTTCTACCAAATCCTACATTTTTGCAAACCCTATTTGTCAAATAACAAAGAAAACTCACCTTAAATGTAGGTGAGTTTTTTAATCCAATAATCCTTTTTCTTTAAATATCTTTCTCAGAGCTTCATTCACTAATTCAGATTTATAACTCTTTGGAACTCGATCAATAATACCTAAAACATCCTCATCAAAATAAAAACCCCGATATACTCTTTTAGAACGATTTTTTGGATTCTGCAGCAAGATATCAATTGCATCTGCTTTGCTAGTAGATGTACTAGCACTAGCTGCTACTTCACTATTAGTTTGCTTTTGTTCTGCTAGCATTTTGCTAGTTTGACCAAATAAAGTGTTAAAATCGACATCTACAGGCTCAGGGTCTTCACCCACATAGTTATATATACTTTTCTTGCTATTCCACTCATATCCTAACTTTTTAATCTTTGATTGAATAGTACGATCACTCACATTATATAAGACCGCCAATTCTTTAATCGTCATTTCTTTCAACATAATTTTATTTAGAATTTCTGTTACTAGCATGATACTAGCCTCCTACTTTCATTTTGAATATATATACTAGTATTCATGCTAGCACATACATTT contains:
- a CDS encoding MarR family transcriptional regulator translates to MEKALEAAERKARLRDIENSKVLTQEELDLANQLQAKANAGKMKLVPETKVKNKAKFAQIIQENWLYLIQNDVLKNEEIMFLNKILGFIGFRSNCLVQDIKAREQIPMTQTELAEALKMSRTNANRLIKQLIDKGIMGKFESGRDGLNAKMYALYINPNIILCGDRDNINETLQTMFKKRSKELKKLPVRLT